The nucleotide window CGGTCATGGCAGGTATGCCATGACCCGTACCGCTCAGGAATGTCCCGCCAGGGTGCGCCGGTCTTCTGGCGCCAGATGATGCCGTTCAGGACGACGCGGTGGTCCTTGTAGGCGTGTCCTCGCTTGGGGTGTGGGGGCAGCAGTGGGCGAAGTTGAGCCCACTGCTGCTCGGTTAAATCTGTCCGTCCCATCCCCCCATCCTCCCAAATTCACCCAGACAGACCCTAGCGCCCCAACCCCTCGCCGAAGTCCACCTCCGCTGCCCACTCCGGGTGGTCGATCAGGGGGTTGCGGTTGCCCTGGCGCAGGGAGATGGCCGCGTTGCGGTGCCGCTCCCAGTTACCGGGCGGGTCAGCCCCGTGCCACGCGAGGAGGGTCTGGAGGTGACGCTCCCCGTACTGCCGGACCACGCCGGGATAGCGCAGCAGGAAGTAGAGGGTCGCGCGGGCGGCGGCTCCCTTCCCGTGCGCGGGCTCGAACTCGCCGGGCTCGCGCCGCCCGCAGTCGCTGCGCAGCACCTCGCCGTAGTCGGGAAAGTCGAAATACGGCGTATTGCCCCGAAACGAGTTGCACCCCGGCTCGCAGGCGAAGAGGTGGTGCAGGTCCCCGCGCATGGGCTCGCGCTTGCCGAACCACGACTGGGGAACCACGTGCTCGCAGTTGTAGGGGATGGCGTCCTCCAGCACGTCCACGCTCAGCCCTTCCCGCGCGGCCAGGGTCAGGCGGCGCTCCCGTGCGGCGCGGTCGGCGGCGATCAGCTCTTCCGGGGCGTGCTCGCGGGCACTGTACAGGCTGCGCAGCTTGCCGTCCGGCCACAGGTCCACCCACGGATACAGTTCGTCCGCCGGATCGTAGCCGGGCGTGCGGGCGTGGGTGCGCCGCACGAGTTCCGCGAGGGCCAGGAAGCGGGCCTGGGGCGTTCCCCCGGTCGGGAGGTCCGCGTAATAGGCCGCCGCGTTCTCCGCGTCCCCCGGGTCGAGGTAGGGGCGGTCGGGCGAGGCGGGCCGCCGGGCCTCTCCCCCGCCCACCCGCAGCCGCAGGGTGACGGGCACGCTCGCCACGCCGTCCGGGCCGACGTTGAGGGTGCCGAGGTCGAGCACCCGGGCGGCCTCTGTGGGAGTGAACGAGGGGGCAAAGGCGACGGGCGAGCCCACCACGGGCGGGCGGTTGGCGGCAAGCACCTCGGCCACCAGCACGTTTCCCGCCGCGTCCTGCCGGGTCCGCAGGTCCTCCACGATCCGGCTGACCCGCACCCCCTCGTTGGCGATCCAGTCGATCAACGTGTCGGGATCGCCGGGCCTGGCGGGCTGGCCGTCGCGGCGCAGGGTGCGGCCCTGGGCGTCCGTGCGGGGCACGCCGCTGTGGTGCAGGGCGACGACCTCCCAGGTGTCGTTGAAGACGGGGCTGCCGCTCGACCCCGGCGCGGTGTCCGTCTCGTAGTGCAGGAAGTCGGTGAGGAGGTCCACCAACCGGTTTTCGCGCAGCGCGACCTGCTTGGGCTCGCCCGAGGGGTGCTGGACGATGCTCAGCGCCTCGCCGACGAGGACCTTGCCCACGGTGCCGATCAGGGGCAGCCACCCGAAGGCCGAGGTGTCTCCCTGCACCGCCACGAGCGAGTAATCCAGCGTGTCCGAGGTCAGGAAGAGCGTGTCGGGGTCGAGGTTCAACGTTACCCGGTCGGTGAGGGTGCCGTCGGGGCGCAGCTCGTAAGTGAACTCGATGACGGAGGGCCGGGCGTCTTCGGCGCTTTCCAGCACGTGGTGGTTGGTGAGGATGGCGCGCGGACTGCACAGCCAACCCGTGCCGTAGCCGACCGTCCGTCCCTGCTCGCTGCGCAGCACGACCCGGCCCACCGCCCGCGACGCCGAGCGCGCCAGGTCGAGGTACGCCACGCCCAGGAGGTCGTTCGTGCCCAGCACCCGCTCCAGCCCCAGGCGGGTGGGCTCCGGGAGGCGGGCGGCGACGGTCGGCACGTCCTCGTGCCCCTCGACGAGGGCGCGAACATCGGGCAGGGGCACGCCGAGGCGGGTCAGGCGCGTCTCCACCCGCTCCACCGAGTCGGCGGCCAGGGGCCCTCCCACATTCAGACGCTCCAGGGTTCCCGCCCGGTCGGGGTCCCGGCTCACGAAGCGGGCCTGCGTCTGCGCCAGCACCTCACGCGGAATGTCCATGGGCGCAGGGTAAAGGGTGGGGAGTGAGGAAGGCTGACGTGGAGCGCCTGGCATGGATCTGGTTCAGCCTTCACGAAAAAGAGCCAGGCACGATGGCCCGACTCTCGGAGAGCTGGATTGAAAAAGGCGCAACCGGGGAGGCGAGCGGGCTTTACCTCAGGGCTTGAATGAGGGCCGCCACACCACTCAGCACTGCGCCCAGGGCCGTGAGGAACACGGCGATCTGAGCCAGGCCAGGTGGCTTCCGGCGGGGTTTTTTGGTACGCTTTTGCTTGCTGGGCAAGGCGGACCACCCCCTTTCCGAAGCGCCCGGAGTCACGATCCGGGCGCTTTCACGCTCCGTTCGTTGTTCCCCCCGCTCTTCCCCGGTTGTCATGCGCCCCGTCCCTCGCGGGACCTGCCGATCTTACCCTGAAACCCCGCGTAGGAGGCGACCTAAGCCGTCGCCCCCTCCCGCACCGGCACTCCCAACCGCTCGCGTCCTCCCAGGTAAGGGCGCAGGGCCTCCGGCACCCGCACCGTTCCGTCCGCTTGCTGATGGTTTTCGAGCAGGGGCACCAGGATGCGCGGCGCGGCGATTCCCGTGTTGTTCAGGGTGTGGGCGTACACCAGCTTGCCGTGCTCGTCTCTATACCGCAGCCCGGTGCGGCGGGCCTGCCAGTCGCCCAGGTACGAGCAGGAGTGGGTCTCGCGGTAGAGGCCCTCGCTGGGCACCCAGGTTTCGATGTCGTACATCAGGACCTTGCCCGCGCCCATGTCGCCCGTGCAGTTCTGGACGACCCGGTAGGGCAGTTCGAGCGCCCGCAGCATCGCCTCGGCGTTTTCCAGCAGCACGCCGAACCAGCGCAGGCCCTCGGCCTCGTCGGCGCGGCACATGACGTACTGCTCGACCTTGCGGAACTCGTGGACGCGGATCAGGCCCCGCACGTCCCGCCCCGCCGACCCGGCCTCCGAGCGGAAGGCGGCGCTCAGGGCGGCGTAGGCCATCGGCAATTGATCGAGGGTCAGTTGCTCGCCCGCGTAGAGGCTGTTGACCGGAACCTCCGCCGTCCCCGCCAGCATCAGCTCGTCGCCCTCGATCTTGTAGACCTGATCCTCGCCGCCCGGGAAGTGGCCCGAGCCCACCAGCGTCTCCGGGCGCACGAGGGCGGTCGTGCTCAGCGGCGTCAGGCCGCGCCCGCGCAGGAAGTCCATGGCGAACATCAGCACCGCCATCTCCAGCAGCACGGCGTCCCCCTTGAGGAGGTACGAGCGGCTGCCGCTCACCCGCGCCACGCGCTCGGGGTCGGCCCAGCCCTGGCGTTCGAGAATTTCCACGTGATCCAGGGGCGGGAAGGTGAACTCGGGGACGCGGCCCTCGCGGCGCAGCTCCACGTTCTCGGAGTCGTCCCTGCCCACCGGCACAGAAGTAAGCGGAATGTTCGGCACGCGCAGGAGCAGTTGCCGGAGTTGGTCCTCGTGCGCGCGCAGGGCGGGCTCCTGCGCCTTGATCTCCTCGGCGAGGTCCTTGCCCCGCTGAATCAGGGTGGGGCGCTCCTGGGGGGTTGCCCTGGGCACCAGCTTCGCGTTCGCGTTGCGCTCGGTCTGGAGGGCTTCCACGCGCTGCTTGAGTTCCACGAGTTCGCGGTCGAGGCGCAGCAGTTCGTCGAGGTCGAGGTTCACGCCCTTGACCAGGACGGCGTGCCGCACGGTGTCGGCGTTCTCCCGGATGAACTTGAGGTCGAGCATCACCGCCTCCAGAGACGCGCGAACGCGAGCAAGAAAAGCGACTGGGACAGCTCCAAAGGAGAGGGGCCGTCCCCGACTGGGACAGCTCCGAAGGAGAGATACAGGCCACTCATCAGTCCTGCTCCACCGTGCGGGGCACACGCACGAAGCCGTCCTGCATCTCGGGGGCGAGGGCGGCCACCACCCCGGGGGCGAAACGCTCGCCGGGCACGTCCTCCCGCAGCACGTTCACGAGGTCCACGGGTCGCTGCATCTCCTCGACGCCCGTGGTGTCCACCTCGCTGAGCTGCTCGAAGTAGCCGAGGATGTGGTTGAGGTCTTCCTCCATCGCCCCCCGCTCCTCGGGCGTGAGTTCCAGGCGCGCGAGTTGCGCGAGGTATTCGACTTGGGCCGCGTCGATCATGCCCAGGAGTATAGGGGCGACCCACCTCGGCCCTCCTCACCTACTCCGCGACGAGGTTGACGCGGCCCTGCACGCTCGCGTCCCCGCCGAGGTCGGCCTCGAACTCCCCGCGCAGGCCCCGACTCCACGGCAGATTCCACAGGTTGAGAGAGCTTCGGCGGGTCGGCCCCGAGTACGTCAGCGGCGCCTTCCCCGCCGTCCCCGGCACGACGAGCAGCACCTGGACCCGCGTCTCGGTCGTCGGAACCGGAGCAAGAGGTGGGGGAGGCGGCCCCGGTGCCAGCTCGAACGGGACCGGGCGGACGGGAGACGGGGTGGGGGGTGGAGCTGGGACGGGCACGGGCCTCACCGGGGCCGGAACCGCGGGCGGCGGGCTGTTCACCGCGAAGACCGTCAGGGCCAGCGTCGCCCGACCGTCCGTGCTGGGGCAGGAGACGGAAGCGTCGCCTCCCAAGGAGAGGGTCACGCCGTTTCGCCGCGCGTCCAGAGCCGGGTTGCAGTCGAAGGCGAAGACGCCGCCGGGCGTGCGGGCCGTGGCCGTGAGGCGGGCATCATCGGTGCGGACGGGGGCCGGGGCACAGGCCGCGATCGTCAGGGCGACGGGGAAGACGAGCGCGAGCCTGTTCATGGTGGATTCAGCGTACCGGGAAGTTGCGGAACGGCGGGGCGCATTTGCCTGCCCTCCCCCGAAAGATGGACGCACCCCCGCCCCGCCCGGGGGCGTACTGTGACCTATGAGCGACCCCAAGCCTGACCCCCTCACGCCGCCCGAGTCCCTGATGAAGGCTCCCGAGGCCGTGCCGCCCGTGCAGGCGGGTGACGCCCCCGAGATGGTGCCCCTCTCCCCCGAGGACCGCGCCCGGCTCGACGCGATGGCGCGCGCCTTCGTCGAGGACGTGTTGCGGGCGGGCACCCACGGCGAGACCTTCAAGCGCAAGCTCGACTCCGTGCACGACCTCGGCCTCTCCGAGCAGCGGGCCGCCGCCCAGGTCTCGAACCGGATGCTGGAACGGCCCCTGCGGGCGACGAAGGCCGGGGCCCT belongs to Deinococcus planocerae and includes:
- a CDS encoding transposase, which encodes MGRTDLTEQQWAQLRPLLPPHPKRGHAYKDHRVVLNGIIWRQKTGAPWRDIPERYGSWHTCHDR
- a CDS encoding endonuclease, giving the protein MDIPREVLAQTQARFVSRDPDRAGTLERLNVGGPLAADSVERVETRLTRLGVPLPDVRALVEGHEDVPTVAARLPEPTRLGLERVLGTNDLLGVAYLDLARSASRAVGRVVLRSEQGRTVGYGTGWLCSPRAILTNHHVLESAEDARPSVIEFTYELRPDGTLTDRVTLNLDPDTLFLTSDTLDYSLVAVQGDTSAFGWLPLIGTVGKVLVGEALSIVQHPSGEPKQVALRENRLVDLLTDFLHYETDTAPGSSGSPVFNDTWEVVALHHSGVPRTDAQGRTLRRDGQPARPGDPDTLIDWIANEGVRVSRIVEDLRTRQDAAGNVLVAEVLAANRPPVVGSPVAFAPSFTPTEAARVLDLGTLNVGPDGVASVPVTLRLRVGGGEARRPASPDRPYLDPGDAENAAAYYADLPTGGTPQARFLALAELVRRTHARTPGYDPADELYPWVDLWPDGKLRSLYSAREHAPEELIAADRAARERRLTLAAREGLSVDVLEDAIPYNCEHVVPQSWFGKREPMRGDLHHLFACEPGCNSFRGNTPYFDFPDYGEVLRSDCGRREPGEFEPAHGKGAAARATLYFLLRYPGVVRQYGERHLQTLLAWHGADPPGNWERHRNAAISLRQGNRNPLIDHPEWAAEVDFGEGLGR
- the serS gene encoding serine--tRNA ligase, producing MLDLKFIRENADTVRHAVLVKGVNLDLDELLRLDRELVELKQRVEALQTERNANAKLVPRATPQERPTLIQRGKDLAEEIKAQEPALRAHEDQLRQLLLRVPNIPLTSVPVGRDDSENVELRREGRVPEFTFPPLDHVEILERQGWADPERVARVSGSRSYLLKGDAVLLEMAVLMFAMDFLRGRGLTPLSTTALVRPETLVGSGHFPGGEDQVYKIEGDELMLAGTAEVPVNSLYAGEQLTLDQLPMAYAALSAAFRSEAGSAGRDVRGLIRVHEFRKVEQYVMCRADEAEGLRWFGVLLENAEAMLRALELPYRVVQNCTGDMGAGKVLMYDIETWVPSEGLYRETHSCSYLGDWQARRTGLRYRDEHGKLVYAHTLNNTGIAAPRILVPLLENHQQADGTVRVPEALRPYLGGRERLGVPVREGATA
- the gatC gene encoding Asp-tRNA(Asn)/Glu-tRNA(Gln) amidotransferase subunit GatC; translated protein: MIDAAQVEYLAQLARLELTPEERGAMEEDLNHILGYFEQLSEVDTTGVEEMQRPVDLVNVLREDVPGERFAPGVVAALAPEMQDGFVRVPRTVEQD